ACCTATGTACTTAAAACTTTTCATCAGTTGAACTCTGTGTTCAAGTTCTTCACTAATCTGACTTGTTTTATCATCTGATGACATGATCGAACATTTTTTAGATCtggatttttttagaaaagatgGTCTAATCATCTTatggcatgaaaaaaaaaagactttatcATCTTATGCCATGATCAAATCTAGATGTTTTcttaagaaaattaaaaactgATTGTCTGATCAATAGTTTTATCATTTGATGGCATGATCAAACTTTTTTAAGATCtggaatatttaaataaaatgaTTTTATCATCTTATGGCATGATCGAATTTTTTTTCACATCTAGGACTTTGGTAAAAATAAAAGTTACAGAACCTTTTTTTCACATCAGCAATTTCTTGcacatttttaaaaaataaaaaatgtggCGGCGGGATTGAACCCGACGTGAATCGAACACGCAACCTTCTGATCTGGAGTCAGACGCGCTACCATTGCGCCACGGATCCTGATAGGAAAAGGTTAGGTTTAAACATATTTAACATTTAAACCTGGTGATCTGAGGGCCACTTGCAAGACTCTAGTTACGAGAATTCAGTGAGATTAAAAAGAAACTTCCATTTACTCATATTAGGCAGATGATGAGTAGCATATCTTTGTATCTAAATGAGTTTATATTTCTTGCATGTGGTGTCTTACACTTGGAAAACTGTGGTACACCGATAATTATGTGGGATCCAATTCactttatcatataaaaaatcACTTGATCAATAatacttttttttccctttacaCAAGGGAGCCTATAgcccaaagaaagaaaaaaaattagtgtTTTAACTAAAATTTTATAGAACCGAGGATTGATACGAATAAGAAACCTCATGATAGTTATTTGCTTGAGTTGCTACTCAATCAGCAGCTTAATTAGCTTATCTAAAATATGGGATACGTGAAAACTGATTGTGGCATACTTTCATAGtcaaaatttttcaacaatggaTTAACATGCTATCTACAAGAAGGATAAAAATTTATCCATGAGATAATAGCAGCTGAATTCCCTTCAACCCATATCTTTACGATAGCACTTCCTTAACTCATAATTATTTGCAGAGTTTAGGTCCGATCCAGCCTTACATTTACGGACATCACGATGTCAATCTTAAAACTTCCATAACATAGTTCCTTTGGAGGCTATTCTCACCATTTAAAATTTCAACTGCATGGTCACCAATAAATTTTCTGCCTTCTGACAATAAAATGATTTTGATACTATCTTCtaaatattttcatataatCTGGAAGAATTTATTGATCTTTGAGTACTATAATTTTCATGCAATGGTGAACTGAAGAATAAGAGTAACAATTGAATGTCCCAAGCTGAGCACGCAAATGCACTGAGACATAAAACTCAACACTGAACCCACCAAATAGGATTAAAGCAGCAAACTCGAGCAGAATATACCTCTAAATTTAACATAGCTTTGAGATAAACAGCCATCTTTGTGACTGTTATAATGGCAGGTTTGGTAGATCCGTTATAATAGAATAACGCCATATGTATTGAATCGTTCCGTTATGCGCACGCTCTTCTCATCCACAAAGGCTTAAACCCTCACATCCTGGGCCTTGAACcccttcccatctctctctcatggctctcccttctccctccctcgcctccttctccttcccccACTCTTCTCCCTCTCGCCCTCTGCTCTTCTCTCGCTCTCTCACTCCCCACCATCTCCTCTTCTCCCtacgccgccgccccctccttctcctccccgCCTCCGCCATCGGCCCCGACGGCAAATTGCACCCCTCCCCCTCCGACGACGACCCCCCGGAGGCCCCCGAAGACACCTCCCATGGCGTCTCCCGCCTCCAACAATTCGAGAGCCAGGTCGACCGAGCCCGCCGCCGCCAGGATGAGCAGTTCAAGAAGGAccaagccctcttcctctccgCCCTAGCCAACGAACAAGACCCTCCCGAAACCCCCGCCGCCGACGCCGCCAACGCCGGAGATCCCACCTCCTCCGGCGACGACCTCTTCGGCGACATCGACCGCGCCGTCGCCCTGAAGCGCCAGGAGTTCGTCCGCCAGGGCCTTCTCGAGCCCAATCCCCCCAAAAAGGAGCCGCCTTCGGAGACCGTGGAGGGACTCGACGAGCTCACATCTGAGGAGGTTGTGGACCTCGAGGAGATCGGCGAGCTCCAGGGTCTCACCGTCATCTCCGAGGACGAGCCCGTTGAGGAGAATCCCACCAAATTGCCCGACCAAGAGGAGGACGATGCCTCTGCCGCGCGTGGCTCGGGATCGAACGGAGCGCCATTGCCTCCGGAATTCGACCTCGATGTGGATGCATTTGGCAAGTCCCCGAATCGGATTGTGGAGCCCAAGTTCAAAATGACGCTGGCCGAGCTTCTGGATGATAGCAGGGTCGTGCCGGTGTCGGTGTACGGCGATTTGGAGGTCTTGATCACCGGAATTCAGCATGATTCGAGGGAGGCCACTGCCGGGGACCTTTTTGTCTGCTGCAACGGTTCCACCAAGAGTGATGGGCTTGACACTCTCACTGAGGCTGATAAGCGAGGAGCTGTCGCAGTGGTGGCTAATAAGGAGATCAATATAGATGAGACACTGGGCTGCAAGGCTCTTGTCATTGTGGAGGACACCGATTTGGTGCTTCCCGTCCTTGCTGCGTCCTTTTACAGGCATCCATCGAGGAGCATGTCAGTGATTGGTGTCACCGGAACTGATGGCAAGACCACGACGGCTCACTTGATCAAAGCCATGTATGAGGCAATGGGGTTGAGGACTGGGATGCTGGGCACCTTGGGGTACTACGTGCAGGGGGACTACAAGTTGGAAGCTCCAGACACGACCCCTGATGCAGTAGCAGTCCAGAAACTgatggcacagatggtccacaATGGAACTGAGGCAGCTGTCGTGGAGGCTTCCTCTCATGGGTTGGCGCTGGGGAGGTGCGATGAGATTGACTTCGATATTGCTGTCTTTACAAACCTTACAAGGGACCACCTTGACTTCCATGGGAGTGAGGAGGAGTACAGGAATAGCAAGGGCAAGCTGTTTGCGAGGATGGTTGATCCAGAGCGGCACCGGAAAGTAGTAAACATTGATGATCCAAATGCACCATACTTTATTGCACAGGGGAATCCAGATGTTCCTGTTGTGACTTTTGCAATGGAGAACAAGAATGCCAATGTGCATGCTTTAAAGTTTGAGCTTTCAATGTTTGAGACACAAGTTTTGGTCCAGACACCTCAGGGGATACTGGAGATTTCATCGGGGTTGCTTGGGAAGCACAATATATATAACATTCTCGCAGCTGTCGCTGTTGGAATTGCAGTTGGGGCACCATTGGAGAACATTGTGATGGGGATTGAAGAGGTGGATGCGGTTCCAGGTAGATTTGAGCTTATAGATGAGGAGCAAGCATTTGCTGTAATTGTGGACGATGCTCGGACACCTGATGCTCTATCTAG
Above is a genomic segment from Phoenix dactylifera cultivar Barhee BC4 chromosome 2, palm_55x_up_171113_PBpolish2nd_filt_p, whole genome shotgun sequence containing:
- the LOC103717440 gene encoding UDP-N-acetylmuramoyl-L-alanyl-D-glutamate--2,6-diaminopimelate ligase MurE homolog, chloroplastic isoform X1 — protein: MALPSPSLASFSFPHSSPSRPLLFSRSLTPHHLLFSLRRRPLLLLPASAIGPDGKLHPSPSDDDPPEAPEDTSHGVSRLQQFESQVDRARRRQDEQFKKDQALFLSALANEQDPPETPAADAANAGDPTSSGDDLFGDIDRAVALKRQEFVRQGLLEPNPPKKEPPSETVEGLDELTSEEVVDLEEIGELQGLTVISEDEPVEENPTKLPDQEEDDASAARGSGSNGAPLPPEFDLDVDAFGKSPNRIVEPKFKMTLAELLDDSRVVPVSVYGDLEVLITGIQHDSREATAGDLFVCCNGSTKSDGLDTLTEADKRGAVAVVANKEINIDETLGCKALVIVEDTDLVLPVLAASFYRHPSRSMSVIGVTGTDGKTTTAHLIKAMYEAMGLRTGMLGTLGYYVQGDYKLEAPDTTPDAVAVQKLMAQMVHNGTEAAVVEASSHGLALGRCDEIDFDIAVFTNLTRDHLDFHGSEEEYRNSKGKLFARMVDPERHRKVVNIDDPNAPYFIAQGNPDVPVVTFAMENKNANVHALKFELSMFETQVLVQTPQGILEISSGLLGKHNIYNILAAVAVGIAVGAPLENIVMGIEEVDAVPGRFELIDEEQAFAVIVDDARTPDALSRLLDTARELGPGRIITVFGCCGESERGKRPLMTKIATDKSDVVMLTSDNPRNEDPLDILDDMLAGVGWTMQDYLKYGENDYYPPLLNGHRLFLHDIRRVAVRAAVAMGEEGDIVVVAGKGHETYQIEGDKKDFFDDREECREALHYVDELHRAGIDTSEFPWRLPESH
- the LOC103717440 gene encoding UDP-N-acetylmuramoyl-L-alanyl-D-glutamate--2,6-diaminopimelate ligase MurE homolog, chloroplastic isoform X2, producing the protein MALPSPSLASFSFPHSSPSRPLLFSRSLTPHHLLFSLRRRPLLLLPASAIGPDGKLHPSPSDDDPPEAPEDTSHGVSRLQQFESQVDRARRRQDEQFKKDQALFLSALANEQDPPETPAADAANAGDPTSSGDDLFGDIDRAVALKRQEFVRQGLLEPNPPKKEPPSETVEGLDELTSEEVVDLEEIGELQGLTVISEDEPVEENPTKLPDQEEDDASAARGSGSNGAPLPPEFDLDVDAFGKSPNRIVEPKFKMTLAELLDDSRVVPVSVYGDLEVLITGIQHDSREATAGDLFVCCNGSTKSDGLDTLTEADKRGAVAVVANKEINIDETLGCKALVIVEDTDLVLPVLAASFYRHPSRSMSVIGVTGTDGKTTTAHLIKAMYEAMGLRTGMLGTLGYYVQGDYKLEAPDTTPDAVAVQKLMAQMVHNGTEAAVVEASSHGLALGRCDEIDFDIAVFTNLTRDHLDFHGSEEEYRNSKGKLFARMVDPERHRKVVNIDDPNAPYFIAQGNPDVPVVTFAMENKNANVHALKFELSMFETQVLVQTPQGILEISSGLLGKHNIYNILAAVAVGIAVGAPLENIVMGIEEVDAVPGRFELIDEEQAFAVIVDDARTPDALSRLLDTARELGPGRIITVFGCCGESERGKRPLMTKIATDKSDVVMLTSDNPRNEDPLDILDDMLAGVGWTMQDYLKYGENDYYPPLLNGHRLFLHDIRRVAVRAAVAMGEEGDIVGQEEEIDG